The genomic segment TGATTCTTCTCGGAAAAGAATTAACTTGGTCGTATTGTAGGTCCGCTGTTCAGAAATCCGCACGTGTCAAAGTACTAGTATTGTTAGAACCAAAGACTCTCATTCTTAAGTGGTGAGATCTTCCGCGCTTCTACCGATCGTTCACCAATCCCGCCATTTTCTAGAGAGTTAACTGTCTGTTAAAAGGCGAATTGGGTCTCCATTTGCGAAGTCCAGGCTGCCTAAAAAAATCGTTCGAGGAAAGCATGCAAAATCGCAAACTTTTTGTAGGAAATCTTAATTACTCCGTCGGCCAAGCCGAAATCAGTGAGTTGTTCTCTAATTACGGCGAAGTATCGTACGTAAAAGTAATCGAAGGCAAAGGATTCGGATTCGTCGAAATGGCGAATGACGAGCAAGCTGCTAACGCTAAAAACAGTCTGAACGGAACCGAGTTCAAAGGAAGAACCTTGAATATCGATATCGCTAAGCCTCAGACTTTCAATAAGCCTAGAAGAAACTAATCCTTTCTATCTCCGGGAGGCCGTGCGGCTTCTCGGAGATCAGACTATCGTTCCCTTTTTCCTGCCGTATTCCAGAAGTGCGGCGTAGGGATCCTTTCCCTCCAAGTCTAGAATTTCTACAAACGATTCTTCCGTGGTCTTGCCGGAGCCTTTGCGCTCTAAAACCTTCTTCCGAATATTCTCTCCGTTTTCCTCCAATATCTCTTTTTCTATGAGCAGATGTAGGTAAGATATTTGTCTCCGAGTGGGAATGGCCTGGGCCACAATTTCCACTTTTTCCGACTCCAAATGGAAGCGGCAAACCAGAGAGGGGACACCTCCCAGATTTCTTTCGGACAGCATATAATTAGGAAAATGGGAGAAGCCCTCTAAAATTCCCACGAGAGAAGGTTGGATATTACAAATGATGTCTATATCGGAATCGGGAAGATCCACGGAAATAGGAATCGAACCTACAAACTCGGGATCCGAATCCTTTAGTTTGGACAAGATCCCGTGTTTATCCAGTAATTTTACGCATTCGGAATAGCGGTCCGATATCATGGGTTTTCTGGAATTGATCCAGCCGAGTCAGGGGCGGTAAGGCCGTAGATGGGTAAGGAAATTCCGGAATCGGAATCCTTATTCTATGCTATACTCCTACTTCTTCTTCCGCGTCGTCGTTTTCAAAAGTCAGGAGTTCCAATAGCTCATTATATGCTCTTTCTTTTTCCTGTACTCCGGTTTTCTTAATGGCCTTCTTCAATACATCATCCCATTTTTTTTGGGGAAGAATGGCCTGCATTTGCTCGAGTACTTCCAAGACGTCGATATCGTCTTTCGTATTGAAAATCTCGGTTACGTCGTAGCGGAACAATCCGGAAAGTTGGTCTATAAAATCCCCAACACTACTTCCGTTGCTGGCTCGTCCTTGTAAGGCTTCTTGTTTTTTTTGAGCTTTGCGGAGATCTCTTTCTCGTCTCTCCAATTCGGTCCGTTTCATAAAAGAACCCTCTCCTACCGACTGTACCTACCATCTTTTCGAACCCTGTTTCGTGGCATAGAAAAAACCCTTGGAAAAACCGGGAGAAAATCGAGGAGGATCGGTCAGTTCCATCTCAAAAGTCCCATTTCCGGCCGAAAAACTGGCCCATTCGCGAAATCCGGTCTTCCGGTCAGGACTTCGGACTTATTTATTAGACCGCGGAAAATGAGAATTTATTTCGGAGTTTCGGAAGCAAAAGGCGAGTTTCAGCGTTCGCCCATGGCTCCGTTAGGGATTCTATATTCTGTTTGGATCCTTTTGTTTGCGGAGGAAAGATTTTCCTTATCTAAAACTACATCGGTTCCGTCGTCTAAGCGAACTTCCACGAATCTGGTTCCCGATTCTTTCACCTGCTTGGCTATGTCTTTGACGGAGCGGACCGGTTTTCCGTTTACGGACTCTACGATTCTTCCTCCGACTTCATGGTATCCGTTATTGGATTCGTCCGGAATGACTTGGGAAAGTATTACGATCTTTCCTTCCTTACCGGGAGAACTGAACTTATTATAATCGTATAGATAGAGAAGTTTCCGATCCACTTTGGATCTCCAATCTTTTCCCCATTCCAAAAGATATCCTTCGGAAAGTTCCACGAAGAGAAAGCCTCCGTTAAAATAATAGTCTGTCTTTAAACCCGGATTTCTATGGGGGATTCGGATCGCTGAATAAGGAAAAGGTTTTAATGGTAGCTTGATTTCTGAAGGCTTCTTATCCCGCAAAATAGAAACCGGGATTTCTTTGCCGATTTGATAACCGAATTCGTCTCCGGAATGCGCTATATAGGAAAGAACCTGTTTTCCGTATTTTGGATGTTCGAAATATCCTTTAGAATCGATCTTCTTTCCGCCGAATTCTAGAATCACGTCTCCCGGTTGCAGAACTCCGTCCGCGGAACTGCCCGGCAAAACTTCCGCAACCACGATCCCTCTATCCTTTTCCGTGATTCCGTAAAAGTTCTTAGTGGCAGTGTCCGTTACCGGTCTGTAGCGAAAACCTTTGAATGCAATCTCGGATTTTCCGAATTTACCTAGGAATTTTTGGATCAAAAAGGAAGGAATAGCTCTACCGGAATTCTTATCTCCGGAGAATTCGAAAAGGATTCCGGTTACATTACCGTTTTCTAATAATACTTCCCCGTTGCCGTTCAATGTCTCCGCGGAATTCACGTCTAAAACGGGTAATTCCACCAAACCTTGCGGATATTGGTCCAAGTCTAGACTGATCAAAGAGCCGGAGGAACTTTGAATGGATCCGGAATTATCCAATTGGTAGATGGAAACCTGTTTCGGATAGCTGATCGAGGACTGAAACTCCAAGGGGGTCAGATCCTTATAGAATCCTTCCTCCTCCACTTTCAAAAGTGCTAGATCCGTCTCGGAATCGATTTTAGAAATGATGGCCTTTGTCTCCGCATAAGAGGAGAATTTTTTCACTTCCACCAAGGTAGAGTAGGCGAGCAGATGAGCCGGTAATAGGATCCTTTCTCCGGGAACTACGATGCCTACTCCTCTCCGAACCCTGGGATTTTTCTTTTTCCAGGGGTTGAAATAGTCGGGTTCCTGGTAGGATATCTTTACTTGTACGATGCTTTTCTTAAATTCCTCTTCGGATTTGGATATGACGGAATGATCCGCTTTTGGGGGAGAAGAGGGCTTAGGCTTCTTCTTAGCCTCTATTACGGAAAAAGAAACAAGGATTAGAGCCAGGGAAACGATACGTTGCAACAAGATACTTTACTCCAAACCGTAGGTACTGCGGATTTGCGCGTCCGCTTTTCCGACTTCCTCTCTATCCAAGATGAGCGGAAGTTCCACATCCAAAAACTTAAGTTTGAGAAATCTGGATTTGGAATCGGAAACGATTCGTTTCAGATCCGCCAAACTGTCCACCTTCTCTCCGTTTACGGATTCCAGGACTAAGTTCAGATAAAAATCCGCGGAGGCGTTTACGGGATGAGCGAGTTTTCTGTAGAGGACCACATCGGCCTTTTTAGTTCCGTTGAAGCCGTCTTCTATGAAATAATCGTAACGATATAGAAATTGGCTGCCGCCGGAAGTATTGCCGCTTCTGCTCCAAGCTCCCAACAAATCCCTGGACATTTCCTGGAAAAGAAGACCACCGATCATGGAATAGTCGAAGGAGAGATCGTAGCGATTCCGCATAAAATCGAAATCCGGCATTCTCTTGGCCTTGAATTCCACGGTGATGAGCTTTCCATCCCTAAACACACGGAACCGGATCGGTTCTCCCGAGTATTTATCGTCTATGGTTTCCGTAAAATCCACACGGGCATCCTTATCCAGGGTGATGGTTCCGTTACGACCGATTGCGAGTCCGTCGACTTCCGTCAGATAATCGCCTTCTTTCAGGTAACCGTCAGCGGAACCGTGGGGAAGGATACGGGTTACGAAAACTCCTTCCATCCCTTCCGGGATTCCTTTGGATTTTCTCAGAGAAGCATTAAAAGAATTGAATGTACCAATTCCTAACTCCACGTATCCGTCGTATTTTCCGTCCTCTATATCCTTTAGAAAATGACGTATGACTTTGGTGGGGATGAGATATCCTATATTCTCCCCTTTGGTGGCGACTTGGAAGGCGACTCCGACTACCTTGTCGTTTTGGATTGCCGGCCCACCCGAGTTCCCCGGATTGATGGCGGCGTCTACCTGCAATACTAGGTGGCTGTCTACCGAAGAATGTTCGTATTTGGATTGTTCCTTTCTGGAAACGATTCCTCGGGTAACGGAGACCTTATTTCCTCCGATCGGATACCCTACCACGATGAGAGGGGAGTTCAGTTCCGGGATTTCTCCCAAGGTCAATTCTTTGGAGTCCTTATAGAATTCGGGATCTTCCGCTTCTAAAACGGCGAGATCGCAATCGTGGGCAACATGCAGTACCTTGACTCGATACCATTCCGTTTGGTTGTATCTCTGGACCTGGATGAACTTGGCGTTGGATATTACGTGGGCATTCGTGAGGATTCTTTTGTTTCCGATCAAAAATCCTGTTCCGGAACTAGCTCGGACTCCGTCCGTGGTCCAGGGCGTATAAGCGCTAAATGCCTGGGAATATACTTTGATTTGGACAACGGATTTACGAACGCTATCGAAGTCCGTTTTTTCTTCCGCATGCAGATGGGCATAAAAGAAGAAAGCGAGAATTACTAGATGTAATCTTAGGATTTTTACCAAGGTTCAGTGACCTTCGAACTCGCAGATGGAGAATACATTCACTCCCAAATCTTTTTGGAGTTTGCCCGCTCCTCCTAGATCAGGAAGATCGATGATGACTCCCGCTTCAGGAACTTCCGCACCTAATTTTTGCAATAATTGCACTGCGGCGATCATGGTTCCGCCGGTCGCGATTAGATCGTCCATGAGTAGAATTCGATCTCCCGGTTGTACGGAATCTTTATGTACTTCGATGGTATCTTTTCCGTATTCCAAATCGTATTCCTGAGATACGGTTTCGGAAGGAAGCTTTCCTTTTTTACGGATGGGAATGAATCCCACTCCTAGTTGGAAGGCCAAGGGGGCTCCGATAATAAAGCCTCTTGCTTCTATCCCGGCGACTTTGGTGATTCCTTTTCCGGTATATCTATCCACGAAAGTACCGATCGTAAGAGCAAGTCCCTCCGGATCCAAAAGAAGGGAGGTGATGTCTCGGAATAGAATCCCTTTGCGAGGGTAATCTGGGATGGTTCGGATTTTGCTTTTTACGATGGACATGGGTTCGATGTCCTATTCCATTTTTGCGAAAATAACTAACAATTCTTTTTTCAGGTCCGGAAAGAAGAGAGGGCCCTTTCGGGCCCTCGTTTTCATCAATAGGCTTTTGCTCTAAGAGCGGCGATCCTTTCTTCCAAAGGAGGGTGAGTCGCAAATAATGATGCGAGTCCTCCCGCCCGATTGGAAATCTTCAGGGTCGCTAAGGATTCTCCTCTTTGGTCTACAGGATCCCTAGAAAATGCGATATTTAGCTTTTCCAAAGCGGCGATCATATTATGCCTTCCTGCGAGTTTCGCTCCACCCGCATCGGCTCTATATTCTCTAGCGCGGGAAACGTAGGCTACCACGATAGAGCCTAGAATTCCGAATACCATTACAAGAACCTGCTGGATCATATATTGCATGAAGAACCCTCCGCCGCCTCTTTCTTCTCGGTCGTCTCCTCGGTTGAGTTGGGAAACGATGAGAGTACTCACGATCCACGCGAAGAAGAATACGAAAGAGTTCACCACACCTTGCACTAGAGTCATGGTCACCATGTCTCCGTTGGCCACGTGAGAGAGTTCGTGTCCTAGGACTCCGTCCACTTCTCCGCTTTCCATACGGTTCAGTAGTCCTGTGGAAACGGCGACTAGAGCGCTGTCTCTACTAGGGCCTGTGGCGAATGCGTTGATTTCGGGAGATTCGTAGTATCCCACTTCCGGCATAGGCAATCCCGCCGCCTCGGAAAGTCTTTGTACTCTCACGAGTAAGTCTCTTTGCCAGCCGCTTGCATTTCTAGGATCGATGACTTGGACTCCCATGGCCATCTTTGCGGAGAATTTAGAAATCAGTAGGGAAATAAAGGCTCCGCCCATACCCCAGATCGTACACATGACGAGGATTCCTCCGTAGGAAATCCCTGATTTTTGCAAATAGGCTCCTAAGCCTGAAAAATGCACGATCGCGATAATCGTGGATGTGACCGCGATATTCGTGAGTGCAAATAGTCCGATTCTTCGAACGAGCGACATAGATAAAAGAAACTCCTTTTAGAAGCGTTTAGAGG from the Leptospira wolffii serovar Khorat str. Khorat-H2 genome contains:
- the htpX gene encoding protease HtpX, with the protein product MSLVRRIGLFALTNIAVTSTIIAIVHFSGLGAYLQKSGISYGGILVMCTIWGMGGAFISLLISKFSAKMAMGVQVIDPRNASGWQRDLLVRVQRLSEAAGLPMPEVGYYESPEINAFATGPSRDSALVAVSTGLLNRMESGEVDGVLGHELSHVANGDMVTMTLVQGVVNSFVFFFAWIVSTLIVSQLNRGDDREERGGGGFFMQYMIQQVLVMVFGILGSIVVAYVSRAREYRADAGGAKLAGRHNMIAALEKLNIAFSRDPVDQRGESLATLKISNRAGGLASLFATHPPLEERIAALRAKAY
- a CDS encoding RNA recognition motif domain-containing protein gives rise to the protein MQNRKLFVGNLNYSVGQAEISELFSNYGEVSYVKVIEGKGFGFVEMANDEQAANAKNSLNGTEFKGRTLNIDIAKPQTFNKPRRN
- a CDS encoding trypsin-like peptidase domain-containing protein produces the protein MLRLHLVILAFFFYAHLHAEEKTDFDSVRKSVVQIKVYSQAFSAYTPWTTDGVRASSGTGFLIGNKRILTNAHVISNAKFIQVQRYNQTEWYRVKVLHVAHDCDLAVLEAEDPEFYKDSKELTLGEIPELNSPLIVVGYPIGGNKVSVTRGIVSRKEQSKYEHSSVDSHLVLQVDAAINPGNSGGPAIQNDKVVGVAFQVATKGENIGYLIPTKVIRHFLKDIEDGKYDGYVELGIGTFNSFNASLRKSKGIPEGMEGVFVTRILPHGSADGYLKEGDYLTEVDGLAIGRNGTITLDKDARVDFTETIDDKYSGEPIRFRVFRDGKLITVEFKAKRMPDFDFMRNRYDLSFDYSMIGGLLFQEMSRDLLGAWSRSGNTSGGSQFLYRYDYFIEDGFNGTKKADVVLYRKLAHPVNASADFYLNLVLESVNGEKVDSLADLKRIVSDSKSRFLKLKFLDVELPLILDREEVGKADAQIRSTYGLE
- a CDS encoding PDZ domain-containing protein; its protein translation is MLQRIVSLALILVSFSVIEAKKKPKPSSPPKADHSVISKSEEEFKKSIVQVKISYQEPDYFNPWKKKNPRVRRGVGIVVPGERILLPAHLLAYSTLVEVKKFSSYAETKAIISKIDSETDLALLKVEEEGFYKDLTPLEFQSSISYPKQVSIYQLDNSGSIQSSSGSLISLDLDQYPQGLVELPVLDVNSAETLNGNGEVLLENGNVTGILFEFSGDKNSGRAIPSFLIQKFLGKFGKSEIAFKGFRYRPVTDTATKNFYGITEKDRGIVVAEVLPGSSADGVLQPGDVILEFGGKKIDSKGYFEHPKYGKQVLSYIAHSGDEFGYQIGKEIPVSILRDKKPSEIKLPLKPFPYSAIRIPHRNPGLKTDYYFNGGFLFVELSEGYLLEWGKDWRSKVDRKLLYLYDYNKFSSPGKEGKIVILSQVIPDESNNGYHEVGGRIVESVNGKPVRSVKDIAKQVKESGTRFVEVRLDDGTDVVLDKENLSSANKRIQTEYRIPNGAMGER
- a CDS encoding LB_289 family protein; amino-acid sequence: MKRTELERRERDLRKAQKKQEALQGRASNGSSVGDFIDQLSGLFRYDVTEIFNTKDDIDVLEVLEQMQAILPQKKWDDVLKKAIKKTGVQEKERAYNELLELLTFENDDAEEEVGV
- a CDS encoding adenine phosphoribosyltransferase, encoding MSIVKSKIRTIPDYPRKGILFRDITSLLLDPEGLALTIGTFVDRYTGKGITKVAGIEARGFIIGAPLAFQLGVGFIPIRKKGKLPSETVSQEYDLEYGKDTIEVHKDSVQPGDRILLMDDLIATGGTMIAAVQLLQKLGAEVPEAGVIIDLPDLGGAGKLQKDLGVNVFSICEFEGH
- a CDS encoding DUF4269 domain-containing protein, which encodes MISDRYSECVKLLDKHGILSKLKDSDPEFVGSIPISVDLPDSDIDIICNIQPSLVGILEGFSHFPNYMLSERNLGGVPSLVCRFHLESEKVEIVAQAIPTRRQISYLHLLIEKEILEENGENIRKKVLERKGSGKTTEESFVEILDLEGKDPYAALLEYGRKKGTIV